A region from the Microbacterium sp. NC79 genome encodes:
- a CDS encoding sugar phosphate isomerase/epimerase yields MTVAERPVTLFTGQWADLPFEEVARLAASWGYDGLEVAASGDHLDLQRADEDDAYVASRKEILDRHGLKIFAISNHLAGQAVCDAPIDFRHEAILRDYVWGDGDAEGVRQRAAEDMKRAARVARKLEVDTVVGFTGSSIWPYVAMFPPVPASVIEGGFEDFAARWNPILDVFDGEGVRFAHEVHPGEIAYDYWSSVRALEAIDHRKAFGFNWDPSHMMWQNIDPVGFIWDFKDRIYHVDCKDTRMRPNNGRAGVLGSHLPWGDPRRGWDFVSTGHGDVPWEDSFRALDAIGYDGPISIEWEDAGMDRLHGAAEAVGFVRSLLWPKPEASFDAAFSNQ; encoded by the coding sequence ATGACTGTGGCTGAACGCCCCGTAACCCTGTTTACCGGCCAGTGGGCCGACCTGCCGTTCGAAGAGGTCGCGCGCCTTGCGGCTTCGTGGGGCTATGACGGCCTCGAAGTTGCCGCGTCGGGTGACCACCTTGACCTGCAGCGCGCAGATGAAGATGACGCCTACGTTGCGTCACGCAAGGAGATCTTGGACCGCCACGGTCTGAAGATCTTCGCAATCTCGAACCACCTCGCCGGGCAGGCCGTGTGCGATGCGCCAATTGACTTCCGTCACGAGGCGATTCTGCGCGATTACGTGTGGGGCGACGGCGATGCCGAGGGTGTTCGCCAGCGCGCGGCGGAAGACATGAAGCGTGCGGCCCGCGTGGCGCGCAAGCTTGAGGTTGATACGGTTGTCGGCTTCACGGGCTCTTCGATCTGGCCGTATGTTGCGATGTTCCCGCCGGTCCCGGCTTCTGTCATCGAGGGCGGTTTCGAAGACTTCGCGGCGCGCTGGAACCCCATTCTCGACGTCTTCGACGGCGAGGGTGTGCGCTTTGCTCACGAGGTTCACCCCGGTGAGATTGCGTACGACTACTGGAGCTCGGTGCGTGCGCTGGAGGCGATTGATCACCGCAAGGCGTTCGGTTTCAATTGGGATCCGTCGCACATGATGTGGCAGAACATTGACCCGGTCGGGTTTATCTGGGACTTCAAAGACCGGATTTACCACGTGGATTGCAAAGACACCCGCATGCGCCCGAACAACGGCCGCGCCGGCGTGCTCGGCTCGCACTTGCCGTGGGGCGACCCGCGTCGCGGCTGGGACTTCGTCTCGACCGGCCACGGCGATGTGCCGTGGGAAGACTCCTTCCGCGCGCTCGACGCCATCGGCTATGACGGCCCCATCTCGATCGAGTGGGAAGACGCCGGCATGGACCGCCTGCACGGCGCCGCCGAGGCGGTTGGATTCGTTCGGTCGCTGCTGTGGCCGAAGCCTGAAGCCTCATTCGATGCCGCATTCAGCAACCAGTAG
- a CDS encoding carbohydrate ABC transporter permease, whose product MSTPLKVKRRRRSLRSRGPGAHILAFALVILWGFPTYWMLNSAFKTPDKLTSVEPAFFPTPVSIDAFVRAFTKPGFLTSLGNSLLIAAIVVIASIGVGFLATAALTRFRFFGRKAILVTILAIQMIPSIALLIPLFLTFRDANMLNTYWALVLAYLASALPFSIWVLRGFFQSIPEEIDEAARLDGAGDMRVLWSIYFPLVLPGLISTAVFTFIEAWNDYIMAYILLQEQAKYTLPVWLVSFNQDTGIDYGGLIAASVLFSIPVVVFFLVVQRNLVAGMSGGAVKG is encoded by the coding sequence GTGAGTACTCCTCTTAAAGTCAAGCGTCGCCGGCGGAGCCTACGCAGTCGCGGCCCGGGCGCACACATTCTGGCGTTCGCCCTCGTTATCTTGTGGGGCTTCCCCACGTACTGGATGCTCAACTCGGCATTCAAGACGCCCGACAAGCTAACCTCGGTTGAGCCGGCCTTCTTCCCCACACCCGTCAGCATCGACGCGTTCGTTCGTGCGTTCACGAAGCCCGGCTTCTTGACGTCACTCGGTAACAGTCTGCTGATCGCCGCGATCGTCGTGATCGCTTCGATCGGTGTCGGTTTCCTGGCGACGGCAGCGCTCACGAGGTTCCGCTTCTTCGGTCGCAAGGCGATTTTGGTGACGATCCTCGCGATTCAGATGATTCCCTCGATCGCTCTGCTTATTCCGCTGTTCCTCACGTTCCGTGACGCCAACATGTTGAACACGTACTGGGCGCTGGTGCTGGCCTATCTCGCGAGCGCACTGCCGTTCTCGATTTGGGTGCTACGTGGGTTCTTCCAGTCGATCCCGGAAGAGATTGACGAGGCTGCCCGTCTCGACGGCGCCGGCGACATGCGTGTGCTGTGGAGCATCTACTTCCCGCTCGTTCTGCCCGGTCTCATCTCGACGGCCGTGTTCACCTTTATTGAGGCGTGGAACGACTACATCATGGCGTACATCCTGCTGCAGGAGCAGGCAAAGTACACCCTGCCGGTGTGGCTCGTGTCGTTCAACCAAGACACGGGCATCGACTACGGCGGGCTGATCGCGGCTTCGGTGCTGTTCTCGATTCCGGTTGTGGTGTTCTTCCTTGTTGTGCAGCGCAACCTGGTCGCCGGCATGTCTGGCGGCGCGGTCAAGGGATGA
- a CDS encoding DUF4011 domain-containing protein, protein MEANIDRIGSFNTDPTSSVLPAIAVGAVTSKWSWASAHAKIPQVQNLQLSVASALSDAEITVTLRDSDVIFGRQIAYRGPVEPGTGIRVGQVHVPLSASLMARIVDQRDAIADITVVSDDRVIARDTRAVTIQPSNLWNWDGDPMPAREGAGTKLSRALLASFVRPNHTIVVKVAREAATKRGELFGDESFYSFQISDAREAAEDVERSVTAVYEAIRDRRIAYSEPPPNWDLQHTGQRVRDHGDVAEGGLGTCLDTTVLLAAVLEHIGLQPVMVLLTDHIFVGYWRADTEKEPSWYTGEAVSSDHQRISQLVTSGLLGVIETTALTSGVDRNAAAARTEARKVRLAWAVAEGRAHLIDIAAARRQGVSPLPSVHDREDGVTEVVEFRMTTASTGSAAIDSPHVTLPTVSQTAERVVDLHPARYRAWKASLFTLNATNALLNLPNNARTQPIVLAPQDLGRFEDLLNQDRTFTLRHASLIPELWRARGFQDAGELLSASESEDHDRVGNALRERTLYSLRIRTTRDGRYKVTAPVATRELRSIAHAAKTARDERGMNPLYVCFGFLRWSPSPGRFADAPLILVPVTMSSIRKSSDFALALDPTRQTTTNAALVEWLRREHNLNIPGLIEPTSDGAGIDINSVIDEVGAALLTHKGDLRAEVVAEARLATLDLSSFRMWQDLNLHADQFIRHPLIRHLIETPADEFIDGAIAASTEPTAEQIEDLETPVSADSTQKRAVLWAQQGRSFVLQGPLVPENRRPSPTWWRGAF, encoded by the coding sequence ATGGAAGCTAACATTGACAGGATCGGCTCGTTCAATACGGACCCAACAAGCTCGGTTTTGCCAGCTATCGCTGTGGGGGCCGTAACGTCAAAGTGGTCCTGGGCCTCTGCGCACGCGAAAATTCCGCAGGTTCAAAACCTTCAGCTCAGCGTGGCTTCCGCCCTTTCGGACGCTGAGATTACCGTCACGCTGAGGGACTCGGACGTAATTTTTGGGCGACAGATCGCATACCGCGGACCTGTCGAGCCCGGTACAGGGATCAGGGTTGGTCAGGTACACGTTCCGCTGTCGGCCTCGCTAATGGCGAGAATAGTCGACCAGCGAGACGCGATCGCGGACATCACAGTGGTTTCGGATGACCGGGTGATCGCACGAGACACACGAGCCGTCACCATTCAACCGAGCAACCTATGGAACTGGGATGGCGATCCCATGCCTGCACGCGAGGGCGCTGGCACCAAACTGTCTCGCGCCTTGCTTGCATCCTTCGTAAGACCGAATCACACGATCGTGGTGAAAGTGGCACGTGAGGCCGCAACAAAACGGGGTGAACTGTTCGGCGACGAATCCTTCTACTCATTCCAGATTTCGGATGCTCGTGAAGCCGCGGAGGATGTCGAGCGATCCGTGACTGCTGTCTATGAGGCAATCCGCGATAGGAGAATCGCATACTCAGAGCCACCTCCCAATTGGGACTTGCAACACACCGGTCAGCGGGTCCGTGACCACGGCGACGTGGCGGAGGGTGGCCTCGGCACGTGTCTGGACACAACCGTCTTGCTTGCCGCGGTGCTAGAACACATCGGTCTCCAACCGGTGATGGTTCTTCTGACCGACCACATCTTTGTCGGATATTGGCGTGCTGACACCGAGAAAGAACCGAGCTGGTACACCGGGGAGGCCGTATCAAGCGACCATCAACGAATTTCCCAACTCGTGACGTCTGGTCTCCTTGGAGTTATCGAAACCACCGCGCTGACGTCCGGTGTCGATAGAAATGCTGCGGCGGCGCGCACCGAGGCCAGGAAGGTGCGCCTAGCATGGGCAGTCGCCGAAGGCCGAGCGCATCTCATTGATATCGCTGCCGCCAGACGCCAAGGCGTTTCTCCGTTGCCCTCAGTCCATGACCGCGAAGACGGCGTGACAGAGGTTGTTGAGTTCCGCATGACGACCGCCTCGACTGGTTCTGCGGCTATCGATTCCCCTCATGTAACACTGCCAACTGTCTCTCAAACCGCCGAGCGAGTCGTCGACCTCCACCCCGCGCGATACCGCGCGTGGAAGGCGTCTCTATTTACTCTCAACGCCACGAATGCGCTACTCAACCTCCCCAACAATGCACGTACGCAACCGATCGTCCTGGCTCCGCAGGATCTAGGACGATTTGAGGACCTACTCAATCAGGATCGGACTTTCACGCTCCGCCATGCGTCGTTGATACCCGAGTTATGGCGAGCACGGGGCTTCCAAGACGCCGGAGAGCTGCTCTCCGCGAGTGAGAGCGAAGACCATGACCGAGTCGGAAATGCGCTGAGGGAGCGCACGCTGTACAGCCTGCGCATCCGCACCACGCGTGACGGACGCTACAAGGTGACAGCCCCCGTCGCAACGCGTGAGCTTCGTTCGATCGCGCACGCGGCGAAGACTGCACGCGACGAACGAGGAATGAATCCGCTGTACGTGTGTTTCGGATTCCTCAGATGGTCTCCGTCACCAGGGCGGTTCGCGGACGCACCGCTGATCCTCGTCCCTGTCACGATGAGCTCGATTCGGAAGAGTTCCGACTTCGCCCTTGCACTTGATCCAACCCGCCAAACCACCACGAATGCCGCACTCGTCGAGTGGCTGCGACGCGAACACAACCTAAACATTCCAGGACTGATCGAGCCGACTTCAGACGGCGCCGGCATCGACATCAACTCAGTCATCGACGAAGTTGGCGCAGCGCTCTTAACCCACAAAGGTGATTTACGAGCCGAGGTGGTAGCAGAGGCTCGCCTCGCCACCCTTGATCTGTCTTCTTTCCGAATGTGGCAGGACCTCAACCTGCATGCGGACCAGTTCATTCGCCACCCACTTATTCGACACCTCATCGAAACACCCGCCGATGAGTTCATCGACGGTGCGATAGCCGCGTCAACGGAACCTACCGCCGAGCAAATCGAGGACCTCGAAACACCTGTTTCCGCCGACTCCACTCAAAAGCGGGCCGTCCTCTGGGCTCAGCAGGGTCGATCCTTCGTCTTGCAGGGCCCCCTGGTACCGGAAAATCGCAGACCATCACCAACATGGTGGCGGGGTGCATTCTGA
- a CDS encoding AAA domain-containing protein: MRVLFVAEKGTALAVVQRRLDEIGLNPFTLNLHHEGSNSVEVRAALRRSLSASVRPDAVAMANARRRLRNARFELTEYPRALHARNAAGHSAYSAQDELLVLSGGPSISVPLETIVNHGGELSEIRAMFSDLQRYISGAAARAGHPWRFVGRTSTDELDFATLRTLIDEIEKGIKNCANVPPPVRGVIEAAQSPQDLSFLAHAAGLSLPRGSALRAIFDPRWRTASEKAMQQAVRAINDWRPLLHGFTAGVLDLDLQSISSQFEQATASGFIGKKGRQAQAIAPLTAFTPDGKPVPIAAAVEVLKNLLAVRQAAIQIGSLVDSIPGVTGYVPRNLFSEGAFEYPSQRLQYLLTAVRGLSGDDAWSAQVRELLEQEDLAAHRLLLEQMSRAWSGWFKELEVSDDDLRTWLNGDPLLNAAQRSLPDWHRDADISRFLDLQQWIALTRQVEPMRIAGLADARTAILNGTYPAAEVEISLARGIAEASLEERIQTAKLDRFSGSSHDAHIDTYVAAQQDMRQQWAVESPAALLSKRGGQGRGMSTGGLARELEKTTRRLGTRAILSKFGGAVQELTPLVLASPSSVVDLIDPETMDFDVVIFDEASQITVPEAIGSLGRGRAAIIVGDSKQMPPSRRVGTGAADDEIDDALVDEILEDQESILSECELARVPTLSLSWHYRSQDEQLINFSNQKYYRGELSSFPTPTLLSAETGLELRRVAFPETELLTEAKGYLTKPIGFIDGQYLRSGSTPVELPGGIRAGANTNPAEAYAVVDAVRSLVGESVSKLPSIGIVTFNEPQRELIEELLLSADHRGIADAMNESKMGASDVLFVKALEQVQGDERDTIIFSVAFSKQANGKIPTNFGPLSNNGGERRLNVAVTRARRKNIIFCSFDPVDLDVSGSAFDGPKHFKDFLTQATHGSRTPADTDSRVAIRDRHRDSIAAALEQRGLVVRTDVGMSNFRLDLVLSRQAAPDVPILPVLLDGEGWMSRATVSDRDVLPVEVLVGIMGWPRIARIWWPMWQQNQELVITKILEEMDAAEASAQLPPPTDTAADSPSPVGPDSIQVPIRLKVGKEFVAEERATSTEEPPTPREASPVRSPNVALVASPVAMKGAEAALAFTSADMTPVGPRATLDSLDTPANAAAVRSQLVDVIEVEGPVELNRLIRIVARRFDLGAVRAARVAEIRKLIPRGHLKRDKLGEFAWPKGIDPKLWNDFRAANGEAIRSMEEISPQEIANAMRATLVDSPFADQEATMRATAALFGIVRLGANVRARLEAVYSNLNSSYAIYRE; encoded by the coding sequence ATGCGCGTACTGTTCGTGGCGGAGAAGGGAACCGCACTTGCGGTCGTCCAGCGCCGCCTCGATGAAATCGGGTTGAACCCGTTTACGCTGAATCTCCATCACGAAGGATCTAATTCCGTGGAGGTGCGCGCCGCGCTCCGACGATCGCTGTCGGCGTCAGTGCGGCCGGACGCCGTGGCCATGGCGAATGCACGTCGACGCCTTCGCAATGCCCGTTTCGAGCTCACGGAGTATCCACGTGCGCTACATGCCCGGAACGCAGCAGGGCACTCTGCTTATAGCGCACAAGATGAGTTGCTCGTTCTGTCGGGTGGCCCCTCCATTTCAGTTCCTCTTGAAACGATCGTCAACCACGGCGGCGAGTTGTCCGAAATTCGGGCAATGTTCAGCGACCTACAGCGGTACATTTCAGGTGCAGCCGCACGCGCAGGCCACCCTTGGCGTTTCGTGGGGAGAACCTCCACCGACGAGTTAGATTTCGCCACACTTCGTACGCTTATTGATGAAATCGAAAAGGGCATCAAGAACTGCGCGAATGTTCCTCCGCCCGTACGTGGCGTTATCGAGGCCGCGCAGTCCCCGCAGGATCTCTCGTTCCTGGCACACGCAGCCGGGCTTTCCCTGCCACGAGGCAGTGCCCTGCGTGCGATATTCGATCCACGATGGCGAACCGCTTCTGAAAAGGCAATGCAACAGGCCGTTCGCGCAATCAACGACTGGCGTCCACTACTGCATGGCTTTACAGCCGGTGTGCTCGATCTCGACCTGCAATCAATCTCCAGTCAATTCGAGCAAGCAACGGCCTCGGGATTCATTGGCAAGAAAGGCCGACAGGCCCAAGCTATAGCGCCACTTACCGCATTCACACCGGATGGAAAACCCGTCCCTATTGCAGCGGCCGTTGAAGTTCTCAAAAATCTCCTCGCTGTACGTCAGGCAGCAATTCAAATTGGCTCACTCGTGGACTCCATCCCAGGAGTGACTGGGTATGTGCCTCGAAATCTATTCAGCGAAGGCGCTTTTGAGTATCCATCACAACGGCTCCAGTATTTACTAACCGCTGTGCGGGGTCTCAGCGGGGACGACGCATGGTCCGCACAAGTCAGGGAACTCTTGGAACAAGAGGATCTTGCCGCGCATCGACTACTTCTCGAACAAATGTCGCGAGCGTGGTCCGGTTGGTTCAAAGAACTGGAAGTCTCCGATGATGACCTCCGCACTTGGCTGAATGGCGACCCCCTTCTGAATGCCGCGCAACGTTCCCTGCCCGATTGGCATCGCGATGCCGATATCTCTCGGTTCTTGGACTTGCAACAATGGATCGCCCTCACCAGGCAGGTCGAACCAATGCGTATCGCCGGGCTCGCGGACGCACGCACTGCCATCCTCAATGGGACCTACCCTGCCGCAGAGGTCGAAATCTCGTTGGCGCGAGGCATTGCCGAGGCTTCTCTCGAAGAACGAATTCAGACTGCCAAGCTCGACCGTTTCAGCGGGAGCTCCCATGATGCTCACATAGATACCTACGTTGCGGCCCAACAGGACATGCGACAACAGTGGGCGGTCGAATCACCTGCCGCGCTCTTGTCAAAGCGGGGCGGCCAGGGGCGTGGCATGTCGACCGGGGGGCTGGCACGCGAACTTGAAAAAACCACGCGCCGGCTTGGTACGCGAGCTATCCTCAGCAAATTTGGTGGCGCTGTACAGGAGCTCACTCCGCTAGTTCTCGCAAGCCCTTCCTCAGTTGTGGACCTCATCGATCCGGAGACCATGGATTTTGACGTCGTCATATTTGATGAGGCCTCTCAGATCACGGTCCCAGAGGCAATTGGTTCGCTCGGCAGAGGGCGTGCGGCCATCATCGTTGGTGACAGCAAGCAGATGCCGCCGAGCCGCCGCGTCGGCACGGGTGCTGCAGATGACGAAATCGATGACGCCTTGGTCGATGAGATTCTCGAAGACCAGGAGTCCATCCTGTCCGAGTGCGAATTGGCGCGTGTTCCAACACTGAGCCTGAGCTGGCACTATCGTAGCCAGGATGAGCAGCTGATCAATTTCAGCAACCAAAAGTACTACCGCGGCGAGTTGAGTAGTTTCCCCACACCGACTCTGCTGTCGGCCGAGACCGGCCTGGAGTTACGTCGGGTCGCTTTCCCGGAAACAGAATTGCTCACGGAGGCCAAGGGATACCTCACTAAGCCGATCGGTTTCATCGATGGCCAATACCTCCGCTCGGGCAGTACACCTGTCGAGTTACCCGGGGGCATTCGCGCCGGTGCTAACACGAACCCGGCGGAGGCTTACGCAGTTGTGGATGCGGTTCGGTCCTTGGTCGGCGAATCGGTGTCGAAGTTGCCGTCAATCGGCATCGTCACGTTCAACGAGCCACAACGTGAACTCATCGAAGAATTGCTCTTGAGCGCAGATCATCGTGGCATCGCAGACGCGATGAACGAAAGCAAAATGGGTGCCAGCGACGTTCTGTTTGTGAAAGCTCTCGAGCAGGTGCAAGGAGACGAGCGCGACACGATCATTTTCTCCGTGGCATTCTCCAAACAAGCGAATGGCAAGATTCCAACCAACTTTGGCCCACTCTCCAACAACGGTGGCGAGCGGCGCCTCAATGTTGCCGTCACGCGTGCCCGTCGCAAGAACATCATCTTCTGCAGCTTTGATCCTGTCGACCTCGATGTTTCCGGTTCCGCGTTCGATGGGCCGAAACACTTCAAGGATTTCCTAACCCAAGCAACGCATGGATCGCGGACTCCCGCCGATACCGACAGCCGAGTCGCAATTCGAGACCGCCATCGTGACAGTATCGCGGCGGCACTAGAGCAACGCGGACTGGTCGTTCGAACCGACGTCGGCATGTCCAACTTCAGACTCGACCTTGTTCTCTCAAGGCAGGCGGCACCCGACGTGCCGATTCTTCCTGTGCTCCTCGACGGTGAAGGCTGGATGAGTCGTGCCACAGTCTCTGATCGAGATGTTCTGCCTGTTGAGGTCCTCGTTGGAATCATGGGCTGGCCGCGGATCGCTCGAATCTGGTGGCCGATGTGGCAACAGAACCAAGAACTTGTGATCACCAAGATCCTCGAAGAGATGGATGCCGCGGAGGCCTCCGCTCAGTTACCTCCGCCGACGGACACAGCAGCTGATTCGCCTTCGCCAGTTGGCCCCGATTCGATACAGGTGCCGATCAGGCTCAAAGTCGGCAAAGAGTTCGTCGCGGAAGAACGTGCCACGAGCACGGAAGAGCCTCCCACGCCACGCGAGGCTAGTCCAGTAAGGTCACCAAACGTCGCGTTAGTCGCTTCCCCCGTTGCTATGAAAGGTGCTGAAGCAGCTCTGGCGTTTACGAGCGCCGACATGACGCCTGTTGGTCCGCGCGCGACACTTGATTCTCTCGATACGCCTGCAAACGCAGCGGCGGTTAGGTCGCAGCTCGTGGACGTGATCGAAGTTGAAGGGCCCGTCGAGCTAAACCGGCTCATTCGCATTGTCGCACGTCGATTCGACTTGGGCGCCGTAAGGGCAGCGCGCGTAGCGGAAATACGGAAACTGATTCCACGTGGCCACTTGAAGCGCGACAAGTTAGGCGAGTTCGCATGGCCAAAGGGCATTGATCCGAAACTCTGGAACGACTTTCGGGCGGCCAACGGGGAAGCCATCAGATCGATGGAGGAAATCTCTCCCCAGGAGATCGCGAACGCGATGAGAGCGACATTGGTCGATTCTCCTTTTGCGGACCAAGAGGCAACGATGCGCGCCACCGCTGCGCTCTTCGGCATCGTGCGGCTCGGAGCAAACGTACGCGCCCGACTCGAGGCCGTCTATTCCAACCTCAACTCCAGCTATGCAATCTACAGAGAGTAG
- a CDS encoding PD-(D/E)XK motif protein — protein sequence MMNDSGRVRVAAALANLAPKRPSAGQYAQSIIGPFYRPHEVALAKDSFERIHLLVELPDGVKKFDLSVGEVLPAQWTSVQGTHGREILDVTCVEEWLVDTFASLVGEMLDRVDATGHHAVDELREVIDAWRLVLHRQVKSVSKSHIVGLFGELTVLERMAAVDPTRAMKAWRGKDGYRHDFYLTNALEVKTYTTLNSPQVSIHGAYQLDPPPSGSLHLATFRVDEDPNGLTIQDLLDRIHAHGVSSVDILSRSNSDAPIIVDEELRFSIGEERLYFVGPDFPGVRASRLREADLQGVSGLKFGLHLDACPDKLSSSDLPVVLAAL from the coding sequence ATGATGAATGACTCAGGCCGAGTCCGCGTAGCAGCAGCGCTAGCCAACCTCGCTCCCAAGCGGCCGTCGGCTGGTCAGTACGCTCAATCGATCATCGGCCCGTTCTATCGGCCACACGAAGTCGCTCTTGCGAAAGATTCGTTCGAGCGGATCCACCTCCTCGTGGAGCTACCCGATGGCGTAAAGAAATTTGATCTGTCGGTCGGTGAGGTGTTGCCCGCCCAATGGACGTCGGTGCAGGGGACGCATGGGCGTGAGATCCTCGATGTGACCTGCGTTGAGGAATGGCTTGTCGATACATTCGCGTCGCTTGTCGGCGAAATGCTAGATCGCGTCGATGCCACGGGTCACCATGCAGTGGATGAGCTCCGTGAAGTAATCGATGCTTGGCGACTGGTGTTGCACCGTCAGGTGAAATCCGTCAGCAAGAGCCACATCGTGGGGTTGTTTGGCGAACTGACTGTTCTCGAGCGGATGGCAGCCGTTGACCCCACCCGAGCGATGAAGGCTTGGCGCGGAAAGGACGGATATCGCCACGATTTTTACCTGACCAATGCGCTCGAAGTGAAGACCTACACCACTCTGAATAGCCCCCAGGTCTCCATCCATGGTGCCTACCAGCTGGACCCGCCGCCAAGTGGCTCTCTACACCTGGCAACCTTTCGCGTGGACGAGGACCCGAATGGGCTAACGATTCAGGACCTCCTCGACCGTATTCACGCCCACGGAGTTTCATCGGTCGATATTCTGTCTCGCTCGAACTCCGACGCGCCAATTATCGTTGACGAGGAACTCCGATTCTCAATTGGAGAGGAACGGCTCTATTTTGTCGGTCCCGACTTTCCTGGTGTGCGCGCCTCGAGGCTACGAGAAGCTGATCTCCAAGGCGTTAGCGGGCTAAAGTTTGGGCTCCACCTGGATGCCTGTCCGGACAAACTATCGTCCTCCGATCTTCCGGTGGTGCTGGCGGCGCTGTGA
- a CDS encoding Gfo/Idh/MocA family protein, with the protein MSAVTTNGTMTALRVGIIGAGFMGEVHARAARAAGADLVGIASRTLASAQETAAAFSVPAVAGLDELLALKPDVVHVCTPNDTHPAITAQVLAAGVAVVCEKPLAATSADARALVNAAAEAGVVNAVPFVYRFHPMVREARALVQQGAIGAVLSVQASYLQDWMLLQTDANWRMSDGESRAFADIGSHLCDLVEFVAGDRIVRLSARSRTVYAERGGQPVHNEDIAAVLVEFASGTIGTLLVSQMAAGRKNALEFELHGSEQSVRFEQEKPEQLAIGTRAGTLMRSRDASQLTPDAARLSVVPSGHPMGYQDAFNGFVRDTYNAMRGVDSDGLPTFVDGLRAAIVTEAVIASARQAGAWVAVEL; encoded by the coding sequence ATGAGTGCTGTGACGACGAATGGAACCATGACTGCGCTTCGCGTTGGCATCATTGGCGCGGGGTTCATGGGTGAAGTGCACGCGCGCGCCGCTCGCGCCGCGGGCGCTGACCTCGTGGGCATCGCGTCGCGCACGCTCGCGTCAGCGCAAGAGACTGCTGCGGCGTTTAGCGTGCCCGCGGTTGCGGGGCTTGACGAGCTGTTGGCGTTGAAGCCCGATGTCGTGCACGTCTGCACACCGAATGACACGCACCCTGCCATCACCGCGCAGGTGTTGGCGGCGGGTGTCGCGGTGGTGTGCGAGAAACCGCTTGCCGCGACGTCTGCTGACGCTCGCGCTCTGGTCAACGCCGCCGCTGAGGCTGGCGTAGTGAATGCAGTGCCGTTTGTGTACCGCTTTCACCCGATGGTGCGGGAGGCGCGCGCGCTGGTTCAGCAGGGTGCGATTGGCGCCGTGTTGAGCGTTCAGGCTTCGTATTTGCAAGACTGGATGTTGCTGCAGACCGACGCCAACTGGCGCATGTCTGACGGCGAGTCCCGAGCATTCGCCGACATCGGCTCGCACCTGTGCGATCTGGTTGAGTTCGTGGCGGGCGACCGCATCGTGCGCCTGTCGGCGCGCTCGCGCACGGTGTATGCCGAGCGTGGTGGCCAGCCGGTACACAACGAAGACATTGCCGCAGTGCTGGTGGAGTTTGCGAGCGGAACCATTGGCACGCTTCTCGTGTCGCAAATGGCCGCGGGGCGCAAGAATGCGCTCGAGTTTGAGCTGCACGGCTCTGAGCAGTCGGTGCGATTTGAACAGGAGAAGCCCGAACAGTTGGCGATCGGAACCCGCGCTGGCACTCTGATGCGCAGCCGTGATGCTTCTCAGCTGACACCCGATGCTGCCCGCTTGTCTGTGGTTCCGTCTGGCCACCCCATGGGGTATCAGGATGCCTTTAACGGCTTCGTGCGCGACACATACAACGCGATGCGCGGGGTTGACAGCGACGGTTTGCCGACGTTTGTTGATGGCCTGCGTGCCGCCATTGTGACCGAAGCGGTGATCGCATCAGCCCGTCAGGCTGGCGCGTGGGTCGCTGTCGAATTGTGA